One stretch of Sebastes umbrosus isolate fSebUmb1 chromosome 5, fSebUmb1.pri, whole genome shotgun sequence DNA includes these proteins:
- the nek1 gene encoding serine/threonine-protein kinase Nek1 isoform X2: protein MEKYEKLKKIGEGSFGKAILVKSKEDGHQYVIKEIGISAMSSKERQESRKEVAVLANMSHPNIVQYKESFEEGGCLYIVMDYCEGGDLFKKINSQKGVLFSEEQIMNWFVQICLALKHVHDRKILHRDIKSQNIFLTKDGTVQLGDFGIARVLNSTVELARTCIGTPYYLSPEICENKPYNNKSDIWALGCVLYEMCTLKHAFEAGNMKNLVLKIIRGSYPPVSIHYSQELRSLLALLFKRSPRERPSVSTILDKPFLTCRIERFLTPQIIAQEFRHTFLHKQPKVGVVQGPPAKRPAPGSTPLSPAQKITKPASKYGVPLTARKVSDAAKKPAERKPAVKHKPDGMRKKRMELIEKERNHREQMFLLKAEQMKRYEKEKINRINQAREQGWKHVLSSSGGSSPERKCFVGGGKRAVPSSGQGPNPSACLPSKTPYEHYHAALDQVAKPQPKAVSREGSSAGPGSPIRVPAAAGPVLPNGPARLLNCDAIKRELQKLQYVSKPVHVSRARGQAAGGRSYQVEEFLQRKREAMLNKVRAEGQLGTRQNLAAVYGSRAGSLRFRRPKANKEEEEYLSRLRQIRLQNFNERQQIKARLRGEKYDSDGSDSQESSEEAEQRRKKIEALKAQANARAAVLKEQLEKKRKEAYEREKRVWEDHLAARGVKVGVMAPGNVEAAEAASSTSDSAPPQPSPSQPEPAAKAPDLPAAISMTAALKNVGAITPLKEKSSEPETAMVIQSEKKQILRRLNQNLKAQSPVEEQEESLPPPAEPSPSLQQNQSDTEKRPPSNGDRKKWDAAELPVLPVAQQTLEETCTTTASAASVSPDDRPSSAGDRKKWEAGVPLVLSVAQQTLEETCFRTIEQTAGEVIQMGGLHEEAPRKVWRSSPDSLVLRVLQEAELQPLTQQLENVTLCEEEFFSPDKPQQTAAAEVVKTPKEVLPSKPTASAVVQSPEVQEERAHPTEVSHQETSVAGAVERVTLPPDLTEIQDPADMESVVLEETPKQASHPPAGVQPAWEQEARQTMPPEGVIRPAGSKEAEKSSEKPAESSGLAPCEEPLFMKLCSPAHRRTAALALLSAQSSMDESSSSLASRSRSVSPLRSKHHDALLIGLSTGMFDSNNPKMLRTCSLPDLSRLFSSQKDSAATGDAHVAPDNNLEIEDLEEEAAKDDDQSETEDAYEDEDLRDIRASMERLLQEEVGAGDFNGNPPEGEDQTLFNRIAAEINQDNNQMAVDDEDDDEDDEEEEDEEEEGEEEQEDEDEEDEDEECSNGSPGDEEAGELLSNGVGEENHSNDSQLNEEWHSDGSGEDLQGGEAAHHDSIFSRLEELRFNLEQQMGFEKFIEAYNKIKAIHEDEDENIDLGSSLVLSILGTEHQHLYPNILHLVMADGAYQEDNDE, encoded by the exons ATGGAGAAGTACGAAAAGTTGAAGAAAATTGGGGAAGGTTCATTTGGAAAGGCCATCCTTGTCAAATCCAAAGAGGATGGACACCAATACGTCATCAAGGAGATCGGCATATCTGCA ATGTCGAGTAAAGAGAGGCAGGAATCTCGGAAAGAGGTTGCGGTTCTGGCCAACATGAGTCATCCCAACATCGTCCAGTATAAGGAGTCTTTTGAAG AGGGGGGCTGCCTGTATATTGTGATGGATTACTGTGAGGGCGGAGACCTCTTCAAGAAGATCAACTCTCAGAAAGGAGTGCTGTTCTCAGAAGAGCAA ATCATGAATTGGTTTGTGCAGATTTGCCTGGCACTGAAGCATGTGCACGATCGGAAAATCCTCCACAGGGACATCAAATCACAG AACATATTTCTGACGAAAGATGGGACGGTGCAGCTTGGAGACTTTGGGATTGCAAGAGTGCTGAACAG CACTGTTGAACTGGCAAGAACCTGTATAGGCACTCCATATTACCTGTCACCAGAGATCTGTGAAAACAAACCGTACAACAACAAAAG TGATATTTGGGCCCTAGGGTGTGTCCTGTATGAAATGTGCACTCTTAAGCATGCT TTTGAAGCCGGCAACATGAAGAACCTGGTTCTGAAGATCATCCGCGGCTCGTACCCTCCCGTGTCCATTCACTACTCCCAAGAACTGCGCTCTCTCTTGGCTCTGCTGTTTAAACGCAGCCCTCGAGAGAGGCCTTCAGTCAGCACCATACTGGACAAACCTTTCCTCACCTGCAGGATAGAGAGGTTCCTCACACCCCAG ATCATCGCTCAGGAATTCCGCCATACTTTTCTTCACAAGCAGCCTAAAGTGGGTGTGGTGCAGGGACCACCAG CCAAGCGTCCTGCCCCTGGCTCCACACCACTCTCCCCAGCCCAGAAGATTACCAAACCAGCTTCTAAATACGGAGTGCCTTTAACTGCGAGGAAGGTGTCGGATGCAGCTAAAAAGCCTGCAGAGAGGAAACCGGCTGTAAAGCATAAACCG GATGgaatgagaaagaaaaggatGGAGTTGATTGAGAAAGAAAGGAACCATAGAGAGCAG ATGTTCCTGTTGAAAGCGGAGCAAATGAAGAGATATGAAAAGGAAAAG ATCAATCGTATAAACCAGGCCAGAGAACAAGGCTGGAAGCACGTCTTGAGTTCTAGTGGAGGAAGCAGCCCAGAGAGGAAG TGTTTTGTAGGTGGTGGAAAGAGGGCCGTCCCAAGCTCCGGTCAGGGTCCTAACCCTTCAGCCTGTCTCCCGAGTAAAACCCCATATGAACACTACCACGCTGCTCTGGACCAGGTGGCAAAACCACAGCCTAAAGCCGTCAGCAGAGAGGGATCCTCCGCAGGACCAGGCAGTCCCATTCG tgtACCGGCTGCTGCTGGCCCGGTGCTGCCCAACGGCCCGGCCCGACTCCTAAACTGTGACGCAATCAAGAGAGAGCTGCAGAAGCTGCAGTACGTCTCTAAACCGGTCCATGTTAGCAG GGCGCGTGGTCAGGCGGCTGGTGGACGATCTTATCAAGTTGAGGAGTTTTTACAGCGGAAGAGAGAAGCCATGCTCAACAAAGTTCGTGCTGAGGGACAGCTG GGAACTCGGCAAAACCTGGCAGCCGTCTATGGAAGCCGGGCTGGTTCGCTTCGTTTCAGGAGACCCAAAGCCAacaaagaggaggag GAGTACTTGTCAAGACTGAGGCAGATCCGCTTGCAGAACTTCAATGAACGTCAGCAGATCAAAGCCCGACTCAGAGGAGAGAAG tATGACAGTGATGGGTCTGACAGCCAGGAGTCCAGCGAGGAAGCGGAGCAAAGGAGAAAGAAGATTGAGGCTTTGAAA GCCCAAGCAAACGCCCGTGCTGCTGTACTGAAAGAGCAActagagaagaagaggaaagaagcttatgagagagaaaagagagtttGGGAGGACCAT CTTGCAGCTCGGGGGGTGAAGGTTGGCGTCATGGCACCAGGAAACGTAGAGGCGGCAGAAGCAGCATCATCTACCTCTGACAGTGCTCCTCCTCAACCCAGTCCCTCTCAGCCAGAACCAGCTGCCAAAGCTCCAGATCTGCCTGCAGCGATATCCATGACCGCTGCCCTGAAGAACGTCGGAGCA ATTACTCCACTAAAAGAAAAGTCCTCTGAGCCAGAGACTGCCATGGTCATCCAG AGTGAGAAAAAGCAGATTCTACGCAGACTCAACCAGAACCTAAAAGCCCAGAGTCCAgtggaggaacaggaggagtcACTTCCACCCCCTGCAGAACCGAGTCCTTCCCTGCAACAGAACCAGTCCGACACGGAGAAACGCCCCCCTTCCAACGGAGACCGGAAGAAGTGGGACGCAGCAGAACTGCCTGTACTTCCTGTGGCTCAGCAGACCTTAGAGGAAACCTGCACCACCACAGCCT CAGCCGCCTCAGTGTCTCCAGATGATCGACCGTCTTCTGCAGGAGACAGGAAGAAGTGGGAGGCAGGAGTTCCTCTCGTCCTCTCTGTAGCCCAACAAACTCTAGAGGAGACGTGCTTCAGGACCATTG AGCAAACAGCGGGTGAAGTCATACAGATGGGTGGGCTGCACGAAGAAGCTCCTAGGAAGGTGTGGAGATCGAGTCCAGATTCTCTGGTGCTAAGAGTCCTTCAGGAGGCCGAGCTTCAGCCTCTCACCCAGCAGCTGGAGAATGTCACCCTCTGTGAGGAGGAGTTTTTCAGCCCTG ATAAGCCTCaacagacagctgcagctgaggtTGTGAAGACACCTAAAGAAGTGTTGCCCTCTAAGCCAACAGCGTCTGCTGTGGTTCAGAGCCCAGAGGTCCAGGAGGAGAGAGCACACCCAACAGAGGTCTCGCATCAGGAAACGTCTGTGGCCGGTGCCGTAGAGAGAGTGACACTGCCGCCCGACCTCACTGAGATTCAGG atccagcagacatggagtCGGTGGTTTTGGAAGAGACGCCTAAACAGGCCTCACATCCTCCAGCTGGTGTGCAGCCGGCGTGGGAGCAGGAAGCCCGACAGACAAT GCCACCAGAGGGCGTTATAAGACCTGCAGGCTCTAAGGAGGCTGAGAAGAGTTCAGAGAAACCAGCTGAATCTTCTG gTCTAGCACCATGCGAGGAGCCCTTGTTTATGAAGTTGTGCTCCCCGGCCCACCGACGCACCGCTGCCCTGGCGCTCCTCTCGGCCCAGTCCTCCATGGAcgagtcctcctcctctctggcctCACGCTCACGCTCTGTCTCACCTCTGCGCTCCAAACACCACGACGCCCTCCTCATTGGCCTCTCAACGGGCATGTTTGACTCCAACAACCCCAAG ATGCTGCGGACCTGCTCTCTACCAGACCTCAGTCGTCTCTTCAGCTCCCAGAAGGACTCTGCAGCGACGGGTGATGCTCATGTTGCCCCGGACAACAACCTGGAAATCGaggacctggaggaggaggcggctaAAGACGACGACCAGTCAGAGACTGAAGA TGCATATGAGGATGAAGACCTGCGGGACATCCGGGCCTCCATGGAGAGACTGCTGCAAGAAGAGGTCGGTGCAGGAGACTTTAATGGAAACCCTCCAGAGGGAGAAGACCAAACGCTCTTCAACAGGATAGCAGCTGAGATCAACCAGGACAACAATCAGATGGCTGtagatgatgaggatgatgatgaggatgatgaagaggaggaggatgaggaggaagaaggcgaggaggagcaggaggatgaggatgaggaggacgaGGATGAGGAATGCTCTAATGGGAGTCCTGGTGATGAGGAAGCAGGGGAGCTGCTTAGCAACGGTGTCGGAGAGGAGAACCACAGTAATGACAGCCAGCTCAACGAGGAGTGGCATTCAG ATGGCAGCGGTGAGGATCTCCAGGGCGGAGAGGCTGCGCATCACGACAGCATCTTCAGTCGTCTGGAAGAACTTCGCTTCAACCTGGAGCAGCAGATGGGCTTTGAGAAGTTCATCGAGGCCTACAATAAGATTAAG GCTATCCATGAAGACGAGGATGAGAATATTGACCTGGGCTCCAGTTTGGTCCTGAGCATTTTGGGAACTGAGCACCAGCATCTGTATCCCAACATCCTTCATCTCGTGATGGCAGATGGTGCATACCAAGAAG ataatgatgaataa
- the nek1 gene encoding serine/threonine-protein kinase Nek1 isoform X3: MEKYEKLKKIGEGSFGKAILVKSKEDGHQYVIKEIGISAMSSKERQESRKEVAVLANMSHPNIVQYKESFEEGGCLYIVMDYCEGGDLFKKINSQKGVLFSEEQIMNWFVQICLALKHVHDRKILHRDIKSQNIFLTKDGTVQLGDFGIARVLNSTVELARTCIGTPYYLSPEICENKPYNNKSDIWALGCVLYEMCTLKHAFEAGNMKNLVLKIIRGSYPPVSIHYSQELRSLLALLFKRSPRERPSVSTILDKPFLTCRIERFLTPQIIAQEFRHTFLHKQPKVGVVQGPPAKRPAPGSTPLSPAQKITKPASKYGVPLTARKVSDAAKKPAERKPAVKHKPAPLPAAPQRRVSQVEQERKKHEDGMRKKRMELIEKERNHREQMFLLKAEQMKRYEKEKINRINQAREQGWKHVLSSSGGSSPERKCFVGGGKRAVPSSGQGPNPSACLPSKTPYEHYHAALDQVAKPQPKAVSREGSSAGPGSPIRVPAAAGPVLPNGPARLLNCDAIKRELQKLQYVSKPVHVSRARGQAAGGRSYQVEEFLQRKREAMLNKVRAEGQLEYLSRLRQIRLQNFNERQQIKARLRGEKYDSDGSDSQESSEEAEQRRKKIEALKAQANARAAVLKEQLEKKRKEAYEREKRVWEDHLAARGVKVGVMAPGNVEAAEAASSTSDSAPPQPSPSQPEPAAKAPDLPAAISMTAALKNVGAITPLKEKSSEPETAMVIQSEKKQILRRLNQNLKAQSPVEEQEESLPPPAEPSPSLQQNQSDTEKRPPSNGDRKKWDAAELPVLPVAQQTLEETCTTTASAASVSPDDRPSSAGDRKKWEAGVPLVLSVAQQTLEETCFRTIEQTAGEVIQMGGLHEEAPRKVWRSSPDSLVLRVLQEAELQPLTQQLENVTLCEEEFFSPDKPQQTAAAEVVKTPKEVLPSKPTASAVVQSPEVQEERAHPTEVSHQETSVAGAVERVTLPPDLTEIQDPADMESVVLEETPKQASHPPAGVQPAWEQEARQTMPPEGVIRPAGSKEAEKSSEKPAESSGLAPCEEPLFMKLCSPAHRRTAALALLSAQSSMDESSSSLASRSRSVSPLRSKHHDALLIGLSTGMFDSNNPKMLRTCSLPDLSRLFSSQKDSAATGDAHVAPDNNLEIEDLEEEAAKDDDQSETEDAYEDEDLRDIRASMERLLQEEVGAGDFNGNPPEGEDQTLFNRIAAEINQDNNQMAVDDEDDDEDDEEEEDEEEEGEEEQEDEDEEDEDEECSNGSPGDEEAGELLSNGVGEENHSNDSQLNEEWHSDGSGEDLQGGEAAHHDSIFSRLEELRFNLEQQMGFEKFIEAYNKIKAIHEDEDENIDLGSSLVLSILGTEHQHLYPNILHLVMADGAYQEDNDE; this comes from the exons ATGGAGAAGTACGAAAAGTTGAAGAAAATTGGGGAAGGTTCATTTGGAAAGGCCATCCTTGTCAAATCCAAAGAGGATGGACACCAATACGTCATCAAGGAGATCGGCATATCTGCA ATGTCGAGTAAAGAGAGGCAGGAATCTCGGAAAGAGGTTGCGGTTCTGGCCAACATGAGTCATCCCAACATCGTCCAGTATAAGGAGTCTTTTGAAG AGGGGGGCTGCCTGTATATTGTGATGGATTACTGTGAGGGCGGAGACCTCTTCAAGAAGATCAACTCTCAGAAAGGAGTGCTGTTCTCAGAAGAGCAA ATCATGAATTGGTTTGTGCAGATTTGCCTGGCACTGAAGCATGTGCACGATCGGAAAATCCTCCACAGGGACATCAAATCACAG AACATATTTCTGACGAAAGATGGGACGGTGCAGCTTGGAGACTTTGGGATTGCAAGAGTGCTGAACAG CACTGTTGAACTGGCAAGAACCTGTATAGGCACTCCATATTACCTGTCACCAGAGATCTGTGAAAACAAACCGTACAACAACAAAAG TGATATTTGGGCCCTAGGGTGTGTCCTGTATGAAATGTGCACTCTTAAGCATGCT TTTGAAGCCGGCAACATGAAGAACCTGGTTCTGAAGATCATCCGCGGCTCGTACCCTCCCGTGTCCATTCACTACTCCCAAGAACTGCGCTCTCTCTTGGCTCTGCTGTTTAAACGCAGCCCTCGAGAGAGGCCTTCAGTCAGCACCATACTGGACAAACCTTTCCTCACCTGCAGGATAGAGAGGTTCCTCACACCCCAG ATCATCGCTCAGGAATTCCGCCATACTTTTCTTCACAAGCAGCCTAAAGTGGGTGTGGTGCAGGGACCACCAG CCAAGCGTCCTGCCCCTGGCTCCACACCACTCTCCCCAGCCCAGAAGATTACCAAACCAGCTTCTAAATACGGAGTGCCTTTAACTGCGAGGAAGGTGTCGGATGCAGCTAAAAAGCCTGCAGAGAGGAAACCGGCTGTAAAGCATAAACCG GCCCCTCTCCCAGCAGCCCCCCAGAGAAGAGTGAGTCAAGTGGAgcaagagaggaaaaaacatgAG GATGgaatgagaaagaaaaggatGGAGTTGATTGAGAAAGAAAGGAACCATAGAGAGCAG ATGTTCCTGTTGAAAGCGGAGCAAATGAAGAGATATGAAAAGGAAAAG ATCAATCGTATAAACCAGGCCAGAGAACAAGGCTGGAAGCACGTCTTGAGTTCTAGTGGAGGAAGCAGCCCAGAGAGGAAG TGTTTTGTAGGTGGTGGAAAGAGGGCCGTCCCAAGCTCCGGTCAGGGTCCTAACCCTTCAGCCTGTCTCCCGAGTAAAACCCCATATGAACACTACCACGCTGCTCTGGACCAGGTGGCAAAACCACAGCCTAAAGCCGTCAGCAGAGAGGGATCCTCCGCAGGACCAGGCAGTCCCATTCG tgtACCGGCTGCTGCTGGCCCGGTGCTGCCCAACGGCCCGGCCCGACTCCTAAACTGTGACGCAATCAAGAGAGAGCTGCAGAAGCTGCAGTACGTCTCTAAACCGGTCCATGTTAGCAG GGCGCGTGGTCAGGCGGCTGGTGGACGATCTTATCAAGTTGAGGAGTTTTTACAGCGGAAGAGAGAAGCCATGCTCAACAAAGTTCGTGCTGAGGGACAGCTG GAGTACTTGTCAAGACTGAGGCAGATCCGCTTGCAGAACTTCAATGAACGTCAGCAGATCAAAGCCCGACTCAGAGGAGAGAAG tATGACAGTGATGGGTCTGACAGCCAGGAGTCCAGCGAGGAAGCGGAGCAAAGGAGAAAGAAGATTGAGGCTTTGAAA GCCCAAGCAAACGCCCGTGCTGCTGTACTGAAAGAGCAActagagaagaagaggaaagaagcttatgagagagaaaagagagtttGGGAGGACCAT CTTGCAGCTCGGGGGGTGAAGGTTGGCGTCATGGCACCAGGAAACGTAGAGGCGGCAGAAGCAGCATCATCTACCTCTGACAGTGCTCCTCCTCAACCCAGTCCCTCTCAGCCAGAACCAGCTGCCAAAGCTCCAGATCTGCCTGCAGCGATATCCATGACCGCTGCCCTGAAGAACGTCGGAGCA ATTACTCCACTAAAAGAAAAGTCCTCTGAGCCAGAGACTGCCATGGTCATCCAG AGTGAGAAAAAGCAGATTCTACGCAGACTCAACCAGAACCTAAAAGCCCAGAGTCCAgtggaggaacaggaggagtcACTTCCACCCCCTGCAGAACCGAGTCCTTCCCTGCAACAGAACCAGTCCGACACGGAGAAACGCCCCCCTTCCAACGGAGACCGGAAGAAGTGGGACGCAGCAGAACTGCCTGTACTTCCTGTGGCTCAGCAGACCTTAGAGGAAACCTGCACCACCACAGCCT CAGCCGCCTCAGTGTCTCCAGATGATCGACCGTCTTCTGCAGGAGACAGGAAGAAGTGGGAGGCAGGAGTTCCTCTCGTCCTCTCTGTAGCCCAACAAACTCTAGAGGAGACGTGCTTCAGGACCATTG AGCAAACAGCGGGTGAAGTCATACAGATGGGTGGGCTGCACGAAGAAGCTCCTAGGAAGGTGTGGAGATCGAGTCCAGATTCTCTGGTGCTAAGAGTCCTTCAGGAGGCCGAGCTTCAGCCTCTCACCCAGCAGCTGGAGAATGTCACCCTCTGTGAGGAGGAGTTTTTCAGCCCTG ATAAGCCTCaacagacagctgcagctgaggtTGTGAAGACACCTAAAGAAGTGTTGCCCTCTAAGCCAACAGCGTCTGCTGTGGTTCAGAGCCCAGAGGTCCAGGAGGAGAGAGCACACCCAACAGAGGTCTCGCATCAGGAAACGTCTGTGGCCGGTGCCGTAGAGAGAGTGACACTGCCGCCCGACCTCACTGAGATTCAGG atccagcagacatggagtCGGTGGTTTTGGAAGAGACGCCTAAACAGGCCTCACATCCTCCAGCTGGTGTGCAGCCGGCGTGGGAGCAGGAAGCCCGACAGACAAT GCCACCAGAGGGCGTTATAAGACCTGCAGGCTCTAAGGAGGCTGAGAAGAGTTCAGAGAAACCAGCTGAATCTTCTG gTCTAGCACCATGCGAGGAGCCCTTGTTTATGAAGTTGTGCTCCCCGGCCCACCGACGCACCGCTGCCCTGGCGCTCCTCTCGGCCCAGTCCTCCATGGAcgagtcctcctcctctctggcctCACGCTCACGCTCTGTCTCACCTCTGCGCTCCAAACACCACGACGCCCTCCTCATTGGCCTCTCAACGGGCATGTTTGACTCCAACAACCCCAAG ATGCTGCGGACCTGCTCTCTACCAGACCTCAGTCGTCTCTTCAGCTCCCAGAAGGACTCTGCAGCGACGGGTGATGCTCATGTTGCCCCGGACAACAACCTGGAAATCGaggacctggaggaggaggcggctaAAGACGACGACCAGTCAGAGACTGAAGA TGCATATGAGGATGAAGACCTGCGGGACATCCGGGCCTCCATGGAGAGACTGCTGCAAGAAGAGGTCGGTGCAGGAGACTTTAATGGAAACCCTCCAGAGGGAGAAGACCAAACGCTCTTCAACAGGATAGCAGCTGAGATCAACCAGGACAACAATCAGATGGCTGtagatgatgaggatgatgatgaggatgatgaagaggaggaggatgaggaggaagaaggcgaggaggagcaggaggatgaggatgaggaggacgaGGATGAGGAATGCTCTAATGGGAGTCCTGGTGATGAGGAAGCAGGGGAGCTGCTTAGCAACGGTGTCGGAGAGGAGAACCACAGTAATGACAGCCAGCTCAACGAGGAGTGGCATTCAG ATGGCAGCGGTGAGGATCTCCAGGGCGGAGAGGCTGCGCATCACGACAGCATCTTCAGTCGTCTGGAAGAACTTCGCTTCAACCTGGAGCAGCAGATGGGCTTTGAGAAGTTCATCGAGGCCTACAATAAGATTAAG GCTATCCATGAAGACGAGGATGAGAATATTGACCTGGGCTCCAGTTTGGTCCTGAGCATTTTGGGAACTGAGCACCAGCATCTGTATCCCAACATCCTTCATCTCGTGATGGCAGATGGTGCATACCAAGAAG ataatgatgaataa